The genomic region ATGGGTGTTGTATAATAAATCAACAGCGAATCGGTCATCGTCCGATCCAATGGGTATGTATGCATAGACGTTCATGTCGTTTGGGATTTGGATGACGACCCGCGAGGAAATGTGCAACACATCGAGGAGCACGGCTTCACCAAGGACGATGTCGAAACGGTTTTATTCGATCCAAAAAGCAAAACCACGATCAGTAACTCGAGCGGCGAAATGCTGACTTTCGGCTATGCGCACGGACAGCACATCTGCGTCGTCTGGGAACACATCATGGACGATCCAATAACGATGCGGCCGATCACGGCCTTTGAAGCACCCGAGAGTATGGGAAGGCGATACCGATGAGCATCGACAAGAAACGACGATCCGCGCCGATAACGAACGAACAAGCAGCGCGCGACGCGAAAATTCGCGCCAAGTATCAAGCAACCAAACCGTCGCTGCAAAGTCTCGTCGAAAGCGCTCAAGCGGATGAGCCGACCTCGCATGGCGACTACTTGCAATTGATGCAGTTGTTCGGAACGCTCCGTGAGCTACGTCAAAAGCGAGGCCTAAGCTTGAGCCAAGTCTTCGAGAAGTCGGGTATCGATCGAGCCGCTTTGAGCCGACTAGAGAATGGTCAAGTGACTAATCCGACCGTGGCAACACTCGAAAACTTCGCGCATGCCTTAGGTGCGCGCGTGCGATTCGTGGTCGAGGTAGACGAAAATTAGGTCGGCCGTAGTCCGGGGTAGTAGCGCAGAATTCTCGGATCTTCCACTCTAGCTAACACGCCGAAACACTATGGACGCCACACGAGTCGAGAACTTCATCAAGTCACATTGCGCTCCATTTCCGCTTACGCCAACGACTCGACTTCAAATCCCTTGCGATACTCGCGGCGCAAGAGCTTGTTCGCGTCGGGGAGGTTCGTGACTTCGAGCTTCGCGGCGTCCCATTCGAGCTTCGTATCCGGGAAGCGATTGGCGACTACGCCGAGCAACAGCGCTTCGGTAAGGGGACCGGCGTAGGCGAAGTCGGCGCTGGTCTTGCCGGTGCCGAGGCAGGCGTCGACCCATTGATGATAATGGCTTTGAGATCCGACCTCAGGCCGTTTGTAGTCGGCGAATTTCTCTTGAGGAAACAGCAGCGGTTCGGAAACGTGGGGCAAGAGCATCACGCCCCCTTCGCCGACGAAGAGCGCGGCTTGGCCCGGCAGTTGGAAGCCGGCCGGCACCTTCGCCGAGGCCGGCAGATGCAAGTCTTCGAGCTTCGGCGGAGCGAAGCCGCCGTCGTACCACTTCCACGAGAGCGATTCGGTGGTG from Planctomycetia bacterium harbors:
- a CDS encoding BrnT family toxin, giving the protein MQHIEEHGFTKDDVETVLFDPKSKTTISNSSGEMLTFGYAHGQHICVVWEHIMDDPITMRPITAFEAPESMGRRYR
- a CDS encoding helix-turn-helix domain-containing protein encodes the protein MQLFGTLRELRQKRGLSLSQVFEKSGIDRAALSRLENGQVTNPTVATLENFAHALGARVRFVVEVDEN